The DNA segment ATTATTTAGGTGATGCGTTTGGCGGCAGTGTCATTACCGCCTGAGTCTTATTGgcattttggtttcatctgcattttttttttcatatctaaAATAAGGACCTATCTAATGCGCCATAATTCTGCTCTTGATGGTATCCTCTTTTATTTTTGCCTCTCCTCTGCATGCAGACGCTCTCCTTACGGCAGAACCTCATTAAAACGATAGAAAACCTCGACAGTTTGAGTGCCCTGCGGGAACTAGATTTCTATGACAATCAGATCCGCAAACTGGAGAATCTGCACAACCTCACGGAGCTGGAGTAAGTTTGACAAAACTGTGCTTCTTACGTAAGCCTGAACAAAGGTCTCACATATCAAGGTATATTTATTCTGAGAGGGACTGTTGTTTTGACAACCCACAGGCAGCTTGACGTGTCATTTAACGTTTTGAGGAAGGTGGAGGGTTTGGAGCAGTTGACTCGGCTGAAGAAACTTTTTCTGCTTCACAACAAAATTAGCAGCATTGGGAATCTGGAGCACCTCACAGGTCTGGAGATGCTGGAGCTCGGCTCCAATCGCATTAGGGTGAGATACGAAGGGACTGTGCTGCACTGAGAAGTTGTTTTGAACTCCTTATGTAAATAATGGGTTTTGTTTGCAAAATATAAATGACGATTTGTTGGAAAATGTAAGTTGTGATGTGATTTTTAAAGtgttgctttcatgttgttgtgTTCACAGGTCATTGAAAACCTGGATTCACTTACATCTTTGCAAAGTTTGTTTCTTGGCACTAATAAAATAACAAGGCTTCAAAATCTGGACGCTTTACACAACCTGACTGTTTTAAGCATCCAGGTATCCTCACATACATTCATCACTTGATTACAGTTGCACACGATCCAGACAACAGATAATCATTGGGTTTGCATTTACTTGCAGAGCAACCGGATTACGAAAATTGAGGGGCTTCAGAACCTTGTCAACCTGAAGGAGCTCTATCTGAGCCACAATGGCGTTGAGGTCATTGAGGGGTTGGAAAACAATGTAAGTTATAAACTTTCAGTCCCACAtttccaaaacacataaaaaaaataggGTTCCATACTGTTGAATTGTGCAAACATGTAAcagcaatgtttgtttttccgaACAGAAAAAACTCACCACCCTCGACATCGCAGCCAATCGagtaaagaaaatagaaaacatcAGCCACCTGACGGAGCTGCAGGAGTTCTGGGTACAGATAGTTTGTTTGACATGTTGTTTAATGTACAGCCTCAGTACAGACAGCCCATCTTCACTGCTGACAGTTtggcagaagaagaaaagtttCTTAGAACATAGAAAATTTAACGTCAGCATGCATTAAAAggcaaacatcatcaaataaTTAACTACACCTTTGCTTGTTAATAAAAATTATGACATTGTGGGTAGGGAACAGATCCTGctgaggtggaggtatgcactGGAGAAAAGAGGAATGAGACACCTGGGAGATGGGTAGAAAAGTGAAGGTGGATGAGTTTAATTCCCCAGGGTCAGTCATTCAAAACAACAGTGCgcagagaggtgaagaagagagtggagGCAGGGTGGGTGGATGTAATGAAGGCGGACATACAGAGGGCTGGTTGGACAGAgagcaaaaatgacaaaataaatgacagaaaattcaAAGTAAGACATAATTAGTTAAAGTACCCGTGTATTTGTATCACgtaattttttttgttgagcagcacatttaaaacaaagctTTCTTAAAAGTAAATTTTTGTTGCTACGTTCAGTGTGTAGTTCTTATATTGTTATGAGTTAAGCCGATGGTGCAACCTCACTGCTCTTGTTGTTTTGTATTATCTCCTCAGATGAACGATAATCAGATAGATAACTGGTCTGACCTTGATGAGTTGAAGAACGCCACTTCTCTGGAGACGGTCTACCTTGAAAGAAACCCTCTACAGAAGGATCCACAGTACCGGCGAAAGATCATGCTGGCGCTGCCCAGCGTACGCCAGATCGACGCCACCTTTATCCGCTTCTAAGCTGCAGTGTACGATTTACCTGCCAGCTTCAGTGTTCTCCCTCACCTCCCTGCCTGTCCTGCCTACACAAACGACAACCTTTCGATTCACATTGGCGTCACTCAATTATATAGCCGCGTCACACATTCCAACATATAGCTCACCCACTGCTCACTCAACATAcatgtatgcatgtatgcaCTCATTCAAACCTTGATCTGTACTTTTGTGTGgaagcttttatttattaaggtggacctgtgaaaatgaaaaactacCGTACACtcatttccacatttttttttcctctgcactttttttccccccttgtgTTGTTTTGCATTTGGGATGTGCTGTTCTCAGTCATGAAGTTCAGGAAATTATGAAATCAGTCTTATTTATCACACTATTGAAGTTTCACTGTTATCATAACAGAGGAATTCTTAACATTGGAGGCATTCTTGTATATTTAAGGGATTTTGGGAGTTTACTTCTTTCGGTTGGGCGGAAAAAGgctggggggttttttgggcGGGGGTGTTGAAACACATCGAGTAAAAGAACAATTCAGCGTTAAAGGGAAAGTCTATAACATAATAGAAGCTGCTTAAGTTAAACTTTAGGATATGGCTCACCAAGCTTCAAAACTGTTCCAAATTTATTAACAACTGTGACAGTTTGGGAAGCCTCTAAAACGAAGCTCACAGCGCCATAATGACATCATGCTGACATCAAGCAGCATGATGGAAAGCGGATCCTTTACGGCTTGATTTACCATTTCAATAAACTGGTTCTGTTACTTACAGAaggggggattttttttccatgtccAGCAGCCTTGTCTGTTCCTTGTTCAGAGATTTTACAGCTTATAGATCCATTTGCTGATTAACAAGACTGACCTCTGCAGTAAATAAAACTCATGAGAATGTAAGAACAATTAATGTGTCCATAATGATGGTTTTGTAATCAGTGGTGCCGTcacttttagtttattttaattttttagccTTTAATGCATCACTGATTACTATGACAGAATATTAGGGCCAcattgagaaaaacaaaaacattgttgctcattttgagaataaagaTAAAATTTCGAGATTAAAGGCGAAATGTGGAGATTACCGTTGTTGTTTTGAGACCAACTGCCACGGTCGCACTACCCTCTAAAAATGCCTTGTTTACATGAGCTAGTGAAACAAATTGTGATCAAACATGCATCCTCTTTATTGGACGAGAGTGTAACCACGGGTAACCTCGCATCTGTCCACTGCCAGCCATTTCATTTTGTATAAATcagctcttctgtgtttgtgtgtttctgtataAACTTTTCAACGTCCTTAAAAGAGAAATCATTTCCTTCCTTGTTACTCAAACTGATTCTGA comes from the Oreochromis aureus strain Israel breed Guangdong linkage group 18, ZZ_aureus, whole genome shotgun sequence genome and includes:
- the ppp1r7 gene encoding protein phosphatase 1 regulatory subunit 7 isoform X1, producing MASLSVGELQEMEVDRRGESEESGDDETRRKSINGDVDPNQPTATSKEESPVDMDTITLDPEEEDVDLVHCRIGKIEGLEVLQKAKTLSLRQNLIKTIENLDSLSALRELDFYDNQIRKLENLHNLTELEQLDVSFNVLRKVEGLEQLTRLKKLFLLHNKISSIGNLEHLTGLEMLELGSNRIRVIENLDSLTSLQSLFLGTNKITRLQNLDALHNLTVLSIQSNRITKIEGLQNLVNLKELYLSHNGVEVIEGLENNKKLTTLDIAANRVKKIENISHLTELQEFWMNDNQIDNWSDLDELKNATSLETVYLERNPLQKDPQYRRKIMLALPSVRQIDATFIRF
- the ppp1r7 gene encoding protein phosphatase 1 regulatory subunit 7 isoform X2, with protein sequence MASLSVGELQEMEVDRRGESEESGDDETRRKSINGDVDPNQPTATSKEESPVDMDTITLDPEEEDVDLVHCRIGKIEGLEVLQKAKTLSLRQNLIKTIENLDSLSALRELDFYDNQIRKLENLHNLTELEQLDVSFNVLRKVEGLEQLTRLKKLFLLHNKISSIGNLEHLTGLEMLELGSNRIRVIENLDSLTSLQSLFLGTNKITRLQNLDALHNLTVLSIQSNRITKIEGLQNLVNLKELYLSHNGVEVIEGLENNVKKTHHPRHRSQSSKENRKHQPPDGAAGVLDER